The proteins below come from a single Gordonia sp. X0973 genomic window:
- a CDS encoding ATP-dependent DNA helicase translates to MVHSPAQRPLVRTTLVGAADVAAPPREWPAEVARIIATPVLRDPERPWSPYRVHGGPGSGKTSVIVDAAVARLTDPSVDPESVLVLAASRRAGAALREEITRRVLASGAHRAGAAREPLVRTIHSYAFAILRLQAQAHDNPPPRLITGSEQDVVLRELLAGDVADGAAAWPESLRPALLTDGFAQALRDLLMRAAERGAGPEELVRLGRRHRRTEWVAAGAMFAQYEQTMLLRGSVGVGAPQASAPAVDAAELVGSALSAFATDPDLLSGQRARIRHVLVDDAQHLDPQAAHLIRLVATGADSTIVATDTDQSIFGFRGASPRFSDDLVEAGSAHDIVLTDDHRATAPVNAVGAALAARLPGARRHAYPLPRDAAGSARVKVFASAAKEATAVADLLRRAHLFDGVPWSDMAVVVRSVPHSLPSLRRAFRSAGVPVATPASDLPLYRQRSVAAFLIALLAAEGVALEPELVITLLTGPIGAADPAALRRLRRGVRRADETPDAGHPVDSIAALAAAIGDDDAAARYAAVLSDAEARPLVRVRAVVGAARAAIAAHRGVDEVLWDAWAASGLERRWAPTALRGGPAGEQADRDLDAMLALFEAAESFAENLPSAAVSAFVEHVRALQVPRDSRAAAVRDEAVTVCSAHAAAGREWEVVAVPGVLDGLWPSLRPRGSVLATSALVDLLDGVDPEAVDTVARGAVALADERRLLLVACTRARRQLVVSAVEDGSGEAAPSRFIPEIAAALGVGTSADDDAEPESVPVDPGVDRVLSLPSLVATLRAEVLAGVDAEASSARAVAAGDLLARLADLDIPGAHPRDWYGLAGASTEEPLWVPADGPRRLSPSSIESLTRCSLRWVLEGHGGRDGDATPAVTGTLVHTLVQALAGQITPDEVTAALRGIWDRVDTGAEWFSRRELERAEQMLDNFRGWLTASRDQLTEVGTEIGVDATLPPGAPDDLPVRVVGRIDRLETDRSGRPVVVDVKTGKNPPTKQDAKQHPQLAAYQLALHLGGVPGFDAGTQPGGGQLVYVANPNKSTGSAVREQPALTPEHLSEWMMILRAAARGSVGPVFTATQNDGCGHCGLHASCPAQLTGRSVVDD, encoded by the coding sequence ATGGTCCACAGCCCGGCGCAGCGCCCCCTCGTGCGCACGACGCTGGTCGGTGCCGCCGACGTCGCGGCGCCGCCGCGGGAATGGCCTGCCGAGGTGGCCAGGATCATCGCCACACCGGTCCTGCGCGACCCGGAACGGCCGTGGTCGCCGTACCGGGTGCACGGCGGACCGGGCAGCGGAAAGACGTCGGTCATCGTCGACGCGGCCGTCGCCCGCCTCACCGATCCGTCGGTGGATCCGGAATCGGTATTGGTGTTGGCGGCCAGCCGTCGCGCCGGCGCCGCGCTGCGCGAGGAGATCACGCGGCGCGTGCTCGCGTCGGGGGCGCATCGGGCCGGCGCCGCGCGCGAGCCGCTGGTCCGCACGATCCACTCCTATGCCTTCGCGATCCTGCGGCTGCAGGCGCAGGCCCATGACAATCCGCCGCCCCGACTCATCACCGGGTCCGAACAAGACGTGGTGTTGCGTGAACTCCTCGCCGGAGACGTCGCCGACGGTGCCGCGGCCTGGCCCGAGTCGCTGCGACCTGCCCTGCTCACCGACGGGTTCGCCCAAGCCCTGCGCGACCTGTTGATGCGGGCCGCCGAGCGGGGCGCCGGACCCGAGGAACTCGTGCGCCTGGGCCGCCGCCACCGTCGGACAGAGTGGGTTGCGGCGGGCGCGATGTTCGCCCAGTACGAGCAGACGATGTTGCTGCGCGGCTCGGTGGGCGTCGGCGCCCCGCAAGCGAGCGCCCCCGCCGTCGACGCCGCCGAACTGGTCGGCTCGGCGCTCTCGGCATTCGCCACCGATCCGGATTTGCTCTCCGGTCAGCGGGCACGGATCCGTCACGTCCTCGTCGACGACGCGCAGCACCTCGATCCGCAGGCGGCCCACTTGATCCGCCTGGTCGCCACCGGGGCCGACTCCACGATCGTCGCCACCGACACCGACCAGTCCATCTTCGGCTTCCGTGGCGCCTCGCCGCGGTTCTCCGACGACCTCGTCGAAGCGGGGTCGGCCCACGACATCGTGCTGACCGACGACCATCGCGCGACCGCGCCGGTCAACGCGGTGGGGGCGGCGCTGGCCGCCCGACTGCCCGGCGCCCGGCGCCACGCCTATCCGCTGCCGCGCGACGCCGCGGGGTCGGCGCGGGTGAAGGTCTTCGCGTCGGCGGCCAAGGAGGCGACGGCGGTGGCCGATCTCCTGCGCCGCGCCCACCTCTTCGACGGCGTGCCCTGGTCGGACATGGCCGTCGTGGTGCGGTCGGTGCCGCATTCGCTGCCCTCCCTGCGGCGCGCCTTCCGCTCGGCGGGCGTACCGGTCGCGACCCCGGCGTCGGATCTTCCGCTGTACCGACAGCGGTCCGTCGCCGCCTTTCTCATCGCGCTGCTCGCCGCCGAGGGGGTGGCGCTGGAACCCGAGCTGGTCATCACGCTGCTCACCGGGCCGATCGGAGCGGCCGACCCAGCGGCGTTGCGGCGACTGCGCCGTGGCGTGCGCCGCGCCGACGAGACCCCCGACGCCGGTCACCCGGTCGACTCCATCGCCGCGCTGGCCGCGGCGATCGGCGACGACGATGCGGCCGCGCGCTACGCGGCGGTCCTATCCGACGCGGAGGCGCGGCCGTTGGTGCGGGTGCGCGCGGTCGTCGGCGCGGCCCGGGCGGCGATCGCGGCCCACCGAGGCGTCGACGAGGTGCTCTGGGATGCGTGGGCCGCCTCGGGATTGGAGCGGCGCTGGGCGCCGACGGCGTTGCGCGGCGGCCCGGCGGGGGAGCAGGCCGACCGGGACCTCGACGCGATGCTGGCGCTGTTCGAGGCCGCCGAATCCTTCGCCGAGAACCTGCCGAGTGCCGCGGTGAGCGCCTTCGTCGAGCACGTCCGCGCCCTCCAGGTGCCGCGCGACTCGCGTGCCGCGGCGGTGCGCGACGAAGCCGTGACGGTCTGTTCCGCGCACGCCGCTGCCGGACGGGAATGGGAGGTGGTGGCGGTCCCCGGCGTGCTGGACGGGCTGTGGCCGTCGCTGCGGCCGCGGGGCAGCGTGCTGGCCACGTCGGCGCTGGTCGACCTGCTCGACGGGGTGGACCCCGAGGCCGTCGACACCGTCGCCCGCGGGGCCGTGGCGCTGGCCGACGAACGGCGTCTGCTCCTCGTCGCCTGCACGCGTGCGCGCAGGCAGTTGGTGGTGAGCGCCGTCGAGGACGGCAGCGGTGAGGCCGCCCCGTCGCGTTTCATCCCGGAGATCGCGGCCGCGCTCGGCGTCGGGACGTCGGCCGACGACGACGCGGAGCCCGAGTCCGTGCCGGTGGACCCCGGTGTCGACCGCGTGCTCTCGCTTCCCTCGCTGGTCGCCACGCTGCGCGCCGAGGTGCTGGCCGGCGTCGACGCGGAGGCGTCGTCCGCGCGGGCGGTCGCGGCGGGCGATCTGCTCGCCCGGCTGGCCGACCTCGACATCCCCGGCGCCCACCCGCGCGACTGGTACGGCCTGGCCGGCGCCAGTACCGAGGAGCCCCTCTGGGTGCCCGCGGACGGCCCCCGACGGCTCTCCCCGTCGAGTATCGAGTCACTGACCAGGTGCTCGCTGCGCTGGGTGCTGGAGGGCCACGGCGGTCGCGACGGCGACGCCACCCCGGCGGTGACCGGCACCCTGGTGCACACGCTCGTGCAGGCGCTGGCCGGGCAGATCACCCCCGACGAGGTCACCGCGGCCCTGCGCGGCATCTGGGACCGGGTGGACACCGGCGCCGAATGGTTCTCGCGGCGCGAGCTGGAGCGGGCCGAGCAGATGCTCGACAACTTCCGCGGCTGGCTGACCGCCTCGCGCGATCAGCTGACCGAGGTGGGCACCGAGATCGGCGTCGATGCGACCCTGCCCCCCGGCGCCCCCGACGACCTGCCGGTGCGCGTCGTCGGGCGCATCGACCGGCTGGAGACCGATCGATCCGGGCGGCCCGTCGTCGTCGACGTGAAGACCGGGAAGAATCCGCCGACCAAGCAGGACGCGAAGCAGCACCCGCAGCTCGCCGCGTATCAACTGGCGCTGCACCTGGGCGGCGTCCCGGGGTTCGACGCCGGGACGCAACCGGGCGGCGGTCAACTCGTCTACGTGGCCAATCCCAACAAGTCGACGGGGTCGGCGGTGCGCGAACAGCCGGCACTGACCCCCGAGCACCTGTCCGAGTGGATGATGATCCTGCGGGCCGCGGCGCGCGGCAGCGTCGGTCCGGTGTTCACCGCGACGCAGAACGACGGATGTGGGCATTGCGGGCTGCACGCGTCCTGCCCGGCCCAACTGACCGGGCGGAGCGTCGTCGATGACTGA
- a CDS encoding alpha/beta fold hydrolase has translation MSQLHIETFGPDRGAPVVVALHGLTGHGRRWAQLARDLPDHRIVAPDLLGHGNSSWCPPWSYAAHLDALGPVLTAQGGPVTLVGHSFGGALALRLAERHPERVRALILLDPAQGIDPTRARDVAADSMAHWTYPSPEAARAAKRAEGWAAVPDEILDEEIATHLRPSEEVGLPAGTYGWRVSQPAAATAWSEMADGFALPPVGVPTDVVVADRVDPPFVSAGFLDACRARRPDSVRVHHADCEHMVPFLEPELVARLVRDASAEG, from the coding sequence ATGAGTCAGCTGCACATCGAGACCTTCGGTCCCGACCGAGGTGCGCCCGTCGTCGTCGCGCTGCACGGGCTCACCGGTCACGGCCGACGATGGGCCCAGCTGGCGCGGGACCTGCCCGATCATCGGATCGTCGCGCCCGATCTCCTAGGCCATGGCAACTCGTCGTGGTGCCCGCCCTGGTCCTATGCCGCCCACCTCGACGCCCTCGGTCCCGTCCTCACCGCGCAGGGCGGACCGGTGACGCTGGTCGGCCACTCCTTCGGCGGCGCGCTGGCGCTGCGCCTGGCCGAGCGCCACCCCGAGCGCGTCCGCGCGCTGATCCTGCTCGACCCCGCGCAGGGCATCGACCCGACCCGCGCCCGCGACGTCGCGGCCGACAGCATGGCGCACTGGACCTATCCGTCGCCCGAGGCGGCCCGCGCCGCCAAGCGCGCCGAGGGCTGGGCAGCGGTGCCCGACGAGATACTCGACGAGGAGATCGCCACGCACCTGCGTCCCTCGGAGGAGGTCGGACTCCCCGCCGGCACCTACGGCTGGCGGGTGAGCCAACCCGCGGCGGCCACCGCGTGGAGCGAGATGGCCGACGGCTTCGCGTTGCCCCCGGTCGGCGTCCCCACCGACGTCGTCGTTGCCGATCGCGTCGACCCGCCGTTCGTCAGCGCCGGATTCCTCGACGCCTGCCGGGCACGACGGCCCGATTCGGTCCGTGTCCACCACGCCGACTGCGAACACATGGTCCCGTTCCTCGAGCCGGAGCTCGTCGCCCGGCTCGTGCGCGATGCGTCGGCGGAAGGGTGA
- a CDS encoding MGMT family protein, translated as MAKVTDAEVEAVRALVASIPRGKVTTYGDLAGAVGLSSPRIVGWIMRTDSADLPWHRVISASGRPPAHMAARQLGRLADEGVPVVDGRVVLRECRWTPTAS; from the coding sequence ATGGCGAAGGTGACCGATGCCGAGGTGGAGGCCGTGCGCGCCCTCGTGGCGTCGATTCCTCGCGGAAAGGTCACGACCTACGGCGATCTGGCCGGCGCGGTCGGCCTGTCCAGCCCCCGCATCGTCGGCTGGATCATGCGCACCGATTCGGCCGACCTGCCGTGGCACCGCGTGATCAGCGCGTCGGGCCGCCCGCCCGCGCACATGGCGGCGCGGCAACTCGGGCGCCTGGCCGACGAGGGGGTGCCCGTCGTCGACGGCCGCGTCGTGCTGCGCGAGTGCCGTTGGACGCCGACCGCATCCTGA
- a CDS encoding type II toxin-antitoxin system VapB family antitoxin yields MTMRTNIDIDDELLAAAQAAAGTSTKKDTVRLGLELLVRLDRQRDLRDLRGAAPWDDDLARMRADR; encoded by the coding sequence ATGACCATGAGAACGAATATCGACATCGACGACGAGCTTCTCGCCGCGGCGCAGGCCGCGGCCGGGACGTCGACCAAGAAGGACACCGTCCGTCTCGGCCTCGAACTACTCGTCCGACTGGACCGCCAACGCGACCTACGCGACCTGCGCGGTGCCGCACCGTGGGATGACGACTTGGCCAGGATGCGTGCGGACCGATGA
- a CDS encoding PIN domain nuclease — MIVVDSTVWVDYFNGNPTPESDRLDDYLGSRPVAIGDLILAEVLQGFRHEHDARRAEDLLTGLTVFDMLGAARAVGAAERYRSLKRIGITIRKTADVLIASFCIDESHQLLARDRDFDPFTEHLGLRRA, encoded by the coding sequence ATGATCGTCGTCGACTCGACCGTGTGGGTCGACTACTTCAACGGCAATCCGACGCCGGAGTCCGACCGGCTGGACGACTATCTCGGGTCGCGTCCGGTCGCCATCGGTGATCTGATTCTTGCCGAGGTACTCCAAGGATTCCGTCACGAGCATGATGCCCGGCGCGCCGAGGACCTCCTCACCGGACTGACCGTTTTCGACATGCTCGGGGCAGCGCGGGCCGTCGGTGCGGCCGAGCGTTATCGGTCACTGAAGCGGATCGGAATCACTATCCGCAAGACTGCCGACGTGCTGATCGCCTCGTTCTGCATAGACGAAAGCCATCAGTTGCTCGCGCGTGATCGGGACTTCGATCCGTTCACAGAACACCTCGGGCTGCGACGGGCATGA
- a CDS encoding TIGR02569 family protein, producing MTTVEPPEHVLRTFGLTAHPPIAMGDQWVGGWRVGEVVLSMVPDHARAAWSASTRENLFVDGLRIARPFRSTDGRYVVSGWRADTYIAGSPEPRYDEVLQVAERLHAALAGLERPRFLLQPPAPPYTDVDVFTAADRAAWEDQPLRTARAAGMSEPETEDGQASVAALKTLAGLRRPVTSPSQIVHGDLFGTVLFAGAAAPGITDLVPYWRPAPWAAAVVAVDSIAWGGAGEDLLDRWSDQPEWGQMLLRATMFRLAVHALHPRSTAGALPGLMRVVDLVRLRV from the coding sequence GTGACCACAGTCGAACCACCCGAGCACGTGCTGCGCACGTTCGGTCTGACCGCGCACCCGCCGATCGCGATGGGCGATCAATGGGTGGGCGGCTGGCGCGTCGGCGAGGTCGTCCTCTCGATGGTTCCCGACCACGCCCGAGCCGCATGGTCGGCTTCGACCCGTGAGAACCTTTTCGTCGACGGGCTGCGCATCGCCCGTCCGTTCCGATCGACCGACGGGCGCTACGTCGTCTCCGGGTGGCGGGCCGATACCTACATCGCCGGGTCGCCCGAACCGCGTTACGACGAGGTGCTGCAGGTCGCCGAGCGGCTGCATGCCGCCCTCGCCGGTTTGGAGCGCCCCCGATTCCTGCTGCAACCGCCCGCGCCGCCGTACACCGACGTCGACGTCTTCACCGCCGCCGACCGGGCGGCGTGGGAGGACCAGCCGCTGCGCACCGCGCGCGCCGCCGGGATGTCCGAGCCGGAGACCGAGGACGGCCAGGCCAGCGTTGCGGCACTCAAGACATTGGCCGGTCTGCGCCGACCGGTCACCTCGCCGTCGCAGATCGTCCACGGCGACCTGTTCGGCACCGTCTTGTTCGCCGGTGCCGCCGCGCCGGGCATCACCGATCTGGTCCCCTATTGGCGACCGGCGCCGTGGGCCGCGGCGGTCGTCGCCGTCGACTCCATCGCGTGGGGCGGGGCGGGCGAAGACCTGCTGGACCGCTGGTCCGATCAACCCGAGTGGGGCCAAATGCTGTTGCGCGCCACCATGTTCCGGTTGGCCGTCCACGCCTTGCACCCACGCTCGACGGCCGGCGCGCTGCCCGGCTTGATGCGCGTCGTCGACCTGGTGCGCCTGCGCGTCTAG
- the moeZ gene encoding adenylyltransferase/sulfurtransferase MoeZ, with product MTLPPLVDPAAELSRAEVARYSRHLIIPDVGMAGQKRLKNAKVLVIGAGGLGSPTLMYLAAAGVGTIGIVDFDVVDESNLQRQVIHGQSDIGVSKAVSAKNSMLEINPLITVNLHEFALDNTNAVELFGHYDLILDGADNFATRYLVNDAAILAHKPYVWGSIYRFEGQVSVFWEDAPDGRGLNYRDLYPQAPPPGMVPSCAEGGVLGILCATIGSIMGTEAIKLICGIGETLLGRLMVYDALEMTFRTVKIRKDPAGEKVTALIDYDDFCGVVSDEAQTAAAGSTLTPAELAARVASGAPLALIDVREPVEWDIAHLPGATLIPKDEFESGDALGKIPQDRPVVLYCRTGVRSAEVLAILKGAGFADATHLQGGITAWANTVDPSMPVY from the coding sequence ATGACGCTCCCGCCGCTTGTCGATCCCGCGGCGGAGTTGAGTCGCGCGGAGGTGGCCCGCTACAGCAGGCACCTGATCATCCCCGACGTCGGAATGGCCGGTCAGAAGCGGCTCAAGAACGCGAAGGTCCTGGTCATCGGAGCCGGCGGATTGGGATCGCCGACGCTGATGTACCTCGCGGCCGCGGGGGTCGGAACCATCGGGATCGTCGATTTCGACGTCGTCGACGAGTCGAACCTGCAGCGGCAGGTGATCCACGGCCAGTCCGACATCGGTGTTTCCAAGGCGGTCTCCGCCAAGAACTCGATGCTCGAGATCAACCCGCTCATCACCGTCAACCTGCACGAATTCGCCTTGGACAACACCAACGCCGTCGAGTTGTTCGGCCACTACGACCTGATCCTCGACGGCGCCGACAACTTCGCCACGCGCTACCTGGTCAACGACGCGGCGATCCTCGCGCACAAGCCATACGTCTGGGGGTCGATCTACCGCTTCGAGGGCCAGGTGTCGGTGTTCTGGGAGGACGCGCCCGACGGACGCGGCCTCAACTATCGCGACCTGTACCCGCAGGCACCTCCGCCCGGGATGGTGCCGTCATGCGCCGAGGGCGGGGTGCTGGGCATCCTGTGCGCGACGATCGGCTCGATCATGGGCACCGAGGCGATCAAGCTGATCTGCGGGATCGGCGAGACACTGCTGGGCCGGTTGATGGTCTACGACGCCCTCGAAATGACGTTCCGCACCGTGAAGATCCGCAAGGACCCGGCCGGCGAGAAGGTCACCGCGCTCATCGACTACGACGACTTCTGCGGCGTCGTCTCCGACGAGGCGCAGACCGCGGCGGCGGGCTCGACGCTCACTCCGGCGGAGTTGGCGGCGCGCGTCGCCAGCGGGGCGCCGCTGGCATTGATCGACGTCCGCGAACCCGTCGAGTGGGACATCGCGCATCTGCCCGGTGCGACACTGATCCCGAAGGACGAGTTCGAATCAGGCGATGCGCTGGGAAAGATCCCGCAGGACCGCCCGGTTGTCCTGTATTGCCGCACGGGTGTGCGGTCGGCGGAGGTCCTCGCGATCCTCAAGGGCGCGGGATTCGCCGATGCGACTCACCTGCAAGGCGGCATCACGGCGTGGGCGAACACCGTCGACCCGTCGATGCCGGTCTACTAG
- a CDS encoding DUF3152 domain-containing protein, whose product MNRSENGRSGVPRPRPGDAARAADYRRPPIPRAEPGQPLRATWDPPTEPIVQAVAAGNPISRFISTYGWRAYAIPVLGILTVVLLVMSVRGGTADGASGHASPDGGRNTAIGKESAPVGAPTQQIPESDLPVGALPPDGHFTRDGRKTYHVVPTKGATKKIGKGPQEFTYTVEVEDGLIPSDFSGDTAFASMVDATLANRHSWIGGGKVSFKRVGAGQEPNLRITLTSTNTTRELCGYQIKLQTSCFYPPTHQVLLNEARWVRGAIPFAGDIHSYRQYQINHEVGHGIGYAKHEPCKQNGALAPIMMQQSFGTANKDIMALDPQMNADRTLSCRPNPWPFP is encoded by the coding sequence GTGAACCGATCCGAGAACGGCCGTTCTGGCGTGCCGCGTCCCCGTCCGGGCGATGCGGCACGTGCAGCGGACTACCGCCGTCCTCCGATCCCGCGCGCCGAACCCGGACAACCGCTGCGCGCGACCTGGGATCCGCCCACCGAGCCCATCGTTCAGGCCGTGGCTGCGGGCAACCCGATCAGCCGCTTCATCTCCACCTACGGGTGGCGCGCCTATGCCATTCCGGTGTTGGGCATTCTCACCGTCGTCCTGTTGGTGATGTCGGTGCGCGGCGGCACCGCCGACGGTGCTTCCGGGCATGCTTCCCCCGACGGGGGGCGTAACACGGCCATCGGCAAGGAGTCGGCACCGGTCGGCGCACCGACCCAGCAGATCCCGGAGTCGGACCTACCGGTGGGCGCGCTTCCACCGGACGGGCACTTCACCCGCGACGGGCGCAAGACTTATCACGTCGTGCCGACGAAGGGTGCGACGAAGAAGATCGGCAAGGGCCCGCAGGAGTTCACCTACACCGTCGAAGTGGAGGACGGGCTGATCCCCAGCGACTTCTCCGGGGATACCGCCTTCGCGTCGATGGTCGACGCGACGCTGGCCAACCGGCACAGTTGGATCGGTGGCGGGAAGGTCTCGTTCAAACGCGTGGGCGCCGGGCAGGAGCCCAACCTGAGGATCACGCTGACGTCGACGAACACGACGCGCGAACTGTGCGGCTACCAGATCAAACTGCAGACGTCCTGCTTCTACCCGCCGACCCATCAGGTGCTGCTGAACGAGGCGCGCTGGGTGCGCGGCGCGATCCCGTTCGCCGGCGATATCCACAGTTACCGCCAGTACCAGATCAACCACGAGGTCGGGCACGGCATCGGCTACGCCAAGCATGAGCCGTGCAAGCAGAACGGGGCACTGGCGCCCATCATGATGCAGCAATCCTTCGGAACGGCTAACAAGGACATCATGGCCCTTGATCCACAGATGAACGCCGACCGCACGTTGAGCTGCCGACCCAACCCCTGGCCGTTCCCATGA
- a CDS encoding TetR/AcrR family transcriptional regulator encodes MTSTGMTPPAGRNGTRLPRSARRLQLLDAASEIFVERGYHSAGMDEIAIHAGVSKPVLYQHFPSKLDLYIAVVDSHADKLVTAINDALRTSTDNRMRVRAAVEAFFDFVDLDNSGYRLIFTSDAKDPAVIKRVEGAIEACVDAVYELVMHDSGFDPYRSRMLAAGLVGASQVNARYWIDAHRPVDKQVAVDTTVALLWGGLSRVPYQTVERAQQ; translated from the coding sequence ATGACATCGACGGGCATGACTCCCCCCGCGGGCCGCAACGGGACCAGGCTCCCCCGCAGCGCGCGCAGGTTGCAGCTCCTCGATGCGGCGAGCGAGATCTTCGTCGAACGCGGCTACCACTCTGCGGGAATGGACGAGATCGCCATCCACGCGGGGGTCTCCAAGCCGGTGCTCTACCAGCACTTCCCGTCGAAACTGGATCTCTACATCGCGGTGGTCGATTCGCACGCGGACAAGCTGGTCACCGCGATCAACGACGCGCTGCGCACCAGCACCGACAACCGGATGCGTGTGCGGGCCGCCGTCGAGGCCTTCTTCGATTTCGTCGACCTCGACAATTCGGGCTATCGCCTGATCTTCACCTCCGACGCCAAGGACCCGGCGGTCATCAAACGCGTCGAGGGGGCGATCGAGGCGTGCGTCGACGCCGTCTACGAACTCGTCATGCACGACTCCGGATTCGACCCCTACCGCTCGCGCATGCTGGCGGCCGGGCTCGTCGGGGCCAGCCAGGTCAACGCCCGCTACTGGATCGACGCGCACCGACCCGTCGACAAGCAGGTCGCGGTCGACACCACGGTCGCGCTCCTGTGGGGCGGCCTTTCGCGGGTGCCCTATCAGACGGTCGAGCGAGCGCAGCAGTAG
- a CDS encoding DUF3107 domain-containing protein, whose protein sequence is MSVEVKIGIIDSPRELAVQVADDSEKTFEAVSSALAGKTELLTLVDDRGSRFLIPAAKIAYAEVGSAEVRRVGFGSK, encoded by the coding sequence ATGAGCGTGGAAGTGAAGATCGGCATCATCGACAGCCCCCGCGAGCTGGCCGTGCAGGTGGCCGACGACAGCGAGAAGACCTTCGAGGCCGTGTCGTCGGCGCTGGCCGGCAAGACCGAGCTGCTGACCCTAGTCGACGATCGCGGGTCGCGCTTCCTCATCCCGGCGGCGAAGATCGCCTATGCCGAGGTCGGCAGCGCCGAGGTGCGCCGCGTCGGCTTCGGGTCCAAGTAG
- a CDS encoding ferritin-like fold-containing protein, with the protein MDSNPGIAKLYSVLIAGEYAAHNRLITESAMAPDVASRIAIGRMAASEMNHYDELAAELVKRGIDPVEQVLAHLDVFDRYHGTTNPKTWDEVMVKAYVGDGLAADFYGELAGALPDEARAVVSTVMSETGNSEFARDWVRSRVAAEPELRWPLTLWGRRLLGEAITHTQWVLAEEEDVTDLLFEGGATDLAEVSRFFDSVTERHAQRMADLGLG; encoded by the coding sequence ATGGACTCCAACCCCGGCATCGCCAAGTTGTATTCGGTCCTCATCGCCGGCGAGTACGCCGCGCACAACCGGCTGATCACCGAGTCCGCGATGGCCCCCGACGTGGCGAGCCGCATCGCGATCGGACGCATGGCAGCGTCGGAGATGAACCACTACGACGAGCTGGCCGCCGAGTTGGTCAAGCGCGGTATCGACCCGGTGGAGCAGGTCCTCGCACACCTCGACGTCTTCGACCGCTATCACGGCACCACCAACCCGAAGACGTGGGACGAGGTCATGGTGAAGGCCTACGTCGGCGACGGATTGGCCGCCGACTTCTACGGCGAGCTGGCCGGTGCACTGCCCGACGAGGCGCGCGCGGTGGTGTCGACGGTGATGTCGGAGACGGGCAATTCCGAATTCGCCCGCGACTGGGTTCGCTCCCGGGTCGCGGCCGAGCCCGAGTTGCGCTGGCCGCTGACCCTGTGGGGTCGTCGACTGCTGGGTGAGGCGATCACCCACACGCAGTGGGTCTTGGCCGAGGAGGAGGACGTCACCGACCTCCTTTTCGAAGGCGGCGCCACCGACCTGGCCGAGGTCTCCCGCTTCTTCGACTCCGTCACCGAGCGTCACGCGCAACGCATGGCTGATCTGGGGCTGGGGTAG